The following are from one region of the Verrucomicrobiales bacterium genome:
- a CDS encoding DUF3466 family protein, giving the protein MTSNIPTTRPMNHSFPSSLLAIRILLGCLLLGPWTAGAQNNVRVTGRVTEPATGRGVPGVQLRMSVESPSSVFGTPRAFDEVAPAHVENLGFGGVSSGTGINLDDSYQIYPGAPFDRFSVIASCFVDVSTAQDLIVALGSDDGSRAYLDGVEIINNDSLHGYRELTATRTLQPGNHSFVVMMFEAFGSARLSVSLRWANGSFSPWNLRYYNLANLATVTTAADGSYVFPGTSVDAVTITPLPGPDQGFSPASDGFPLFFRTTADFSLVRSRPTLTMGAAGTSSLLTVVEDQGLISVPITLGDGQTPVDRLVVITESSNPGLIPPQHIVVTGTDADRTLNFTTTTNQHGNASLTVSVTDADGLSVSNTLFVTVTPVNDPPEFGGALASAAPEDTASQTITFNLTDAETPSSSLSLTVVSNSNIALAPTPVLGGVDTVRTLTIASPPNVNGEAVITLAASDGTNTTFRDLTFIVAPINDPPSVGAFTDLPRALALDGRTATVSASAVGSLGLGNVSHTIEAWLRPAPLVSGRNWVLALGQSGPGAHHWMLRPVPGDSTRVSIQFGVWSGVQVTGPTLDVNTWQHVAASWDADTRALSVYVNGIQVGQQIGQTDTDGINFESTPVEVGEPRLPGDTFYAGSIDELRVWSRTLTVDQLRADWNYPLVGNEPQLALYWRFDEQLATRAVDSAVAGGRNDGVITGGATFVDAPGLPFGLKVIDEDTLTPVFLPAFDVEVSLGEAGASLSYTITSLPQHGTVDRTTGAIQPGSQNPVRYLPAANYSGVDSFSYQVTDQGNLVAGPITVRLSVQSLNDLPSISAIPNQVIEEDTVSTSLPLVVRDAETPPARLTLLAVSDNNTLIPPQNVAINGTGTNRTVLIRPAPGEIGTTRLTLFVTDTDGGSSSTTFQVRVVPRPAYALVDLGQLPGRPASAGSGINRQGWLVGSAQSQPSDQHATLFKGLAANEGLIDLGTLGGATASAWAINDSNVVAGFVTRVGSANREAALWDNGAWTGLGFLPGGSFSEALALNNSGALVGYSQIAGGRIAAFIRTDGPLAPLPSFPGATGTVATAIADDGWIAGYAQLDDGTESVFTGTSDTLALRSLPGFRRNRALGVNRSRTLVGYQETASGVRQAFLLDTLTGSSPFHLGKLPGQNNSVARAVNDFNQVVGQSGNSAVSQHAFLYSAGRLHDLDDLIFDSRNPDGTDFVYADGNWVLNDATGINNEGFIVGTGTRSGVQRAFLAVPAWVIGRSIGRPEGAVPRQPEIEILHGQPGDNAQNSFFWSLVESRLYAIRPVTARLKWYTSFTDTTGSGTNLIVNSDRIVSLGISVWPKNPTLHVATVPSEVEPQGVPFSYSFQSVLYSTAQGVHVDTSTKRFTDALPGYSVLLYLQTDGFAPNPSVQRPIFDVVKTVRMEDTRSDQNWLIGTPITNATHFDYLGKNGFVYFPNAFYDGAGPDRAYDRDARLGSILPVNTRTPAIARPTNELVVVWYHTNRLGVAWSDTAIRYTVQWPANADSIVIANGLGSGPLPAQFIEEPRVYHQPDPRAPGYNPNEEHALIASAGDSPAVFALRNDLNAVQNQSEPYVLLKYRTAGGGAWSIKPFKVLAEGVWTNGVHYRFTYPGVAGLELQPPFPLSVLPLCDASYGVPDKGPWWEDYHGKFYARAAGPLGSPTNILIRFFYPLVDAFWYDLNLNGTNDVSQGTCIAWLDQRAADQLSGSNASRGVDGQPIDVNYRVTWPTDAPVLEVGSSLLRSRNGLPDVFSMARVEAIYDDLNPTWRYDTDPAPALSLARLYDPVSQRTVPVEPRTLLDDLGLARENRNGQEVFSVLPATLKPRLTYDPINRTLSFAGVVDYAFSAGPNPLLLPNVMSPRERDRIKQLAPGSAPWSALVESLFWLTRNPHGVDLAPQDNQMDRDLRLGLTTNAHGRIIFETFGDGPKSLAAALTNVPPARPNPGLAFDSTGGGWLSVPDFAALNGDFTVTLWARLGAGGSGALITNAPATGGGLLLSADRPGNRILFSDRTHASGAFHQVSQVLDGEWHHYALTRQGTNLSLYFDGIFLASRLAAGVADTRNFRLAFQVAGQIDEFAMWESALSGNEIRSRMNKALNGAEVNLRAYFPFDDGPTASSFVDNTRFRFVATRAGSLGAIVSSTAPAGIPPRYLTLAENNDPNLPGLPVALHVIEVDDGPYAGDVKILPGDNVFDERVTLRHSSDFGGAPEQVEFEWYYKPDANNFDPTDLPRVNPITGAVTDARGWQSYPATGPGINDVTLGEGGESSLLTLGDNWFVCRYRGYAIGLRPATRWSDWVGDPSGVGAPRASLVEGWIKRVLRGLNPFDARTASFHDSAVNTYASMLVQAGPRYEGPIAFNGSAENLNSIGLIQAYQTVLDRGRKLSIDGAPPVNFDAANNALLLVSSKLSDLYMLIGNEAFADAQDPTIGFGTSSGEYGTLAPSIFAFQNQLDSLLDEELSLLRGRDDRGAGVRAAPVYNRLFWNFTLGEGEVGYRQAYNVRDQNFDGFLDERDARVLYPQGHGDAWGHYLTAIKFYYHLMRHPSFAWVPRTESVSVGGVAVQVDFLDERKFCRIAAARARTGREIVDLEYRNHYVEDPAGQWQGYKDTDSDRAWGVDEWARRAGQAAFFDWLAGNAVLPATDPNPAHVGIQKIDRTTVAELHEIASAYDAIQMKMDEADGGLNPIGAAKGALAFDIDPTFLEVGSTAQIGRRAVQGLFQFDQILERAVTALNNATAVWDQANKTTELLRKNQDSSDQFTRNVREQEIDYKNRLIEIFGYPYAGDIGAGRTYPNGYDGPDLYHHMYVNTTEITGENSPPSRQFTGYFMAPRAGLQTNDFFLGFAPATLESGILPVIFPQSAKDYGFVAPVEWGQRRAPGEVQLALSDLVQADAQLKIALQNYDRLIQDIQAATDLLQAQYNVNSAEIGILNRQRGTVSDMNARIAGLKDTQLSLRGVARVANSVAESAAEAVPKIVGFAFDVGSPIAGAIKLASTIASVGFDTLADLAEGSENSITLAKEDVGLSTEIDLVVNSQRFELLQRVKELEQLVRNEAATRLEAYNQAEVVRQTAGRYLAKLAEGQRLIDQLVRFRKDAAADVSVARYEDMTFRIFRNDALQKYRSAFDIAARYVYLAANAYDFEVNFLGTDQMAGRRFLADIVRQRNLGQMADGDPAVGISGLADSLARMEANWAVLKPRFGVINPQIADTRFSLREELLRIRSSDDVDARWQQELQKARVENLWDLPEFRRFCRPFAPESAGPQPGLVLRFPTTITFGLNYFGWPLAGGDSAYDPSQYSTKIAKCGIWFSGSDPGAVAATPRFYLVPIGMDVMRTPTGNTTATREWRIVDQVIPVPFPIGASDLSNPNWLPINDSLGGSFAQVRRYAAIPARHDAGLYSEADLTNDNRLIGRSAWNTEWMLIIPGGTLLNNPKAGLDAFIQTVSDIKIYFQTYSYSGD; this is encoded by the coding sequence ATGACCTCCAACATACCAACCACGCGTCCGATGAACCATTCGTTTCCTTCCTCGTTGCTGGCGATCCGCATCCTGCTCGGCTGCCTTCTGCTCGGCCCGTGGACTGCCGGGGCGCAAAACAATGTTCGTGTCACCGGGCGCGTCACCGAGCCTGCGACCGGCCGGGGCGTGCCGGGCGTTCAGCTCCGCATGTCCGTCGAGAGTCCATCGTCCGTGTTCGGCACGCCGCGCGCGTTTGACGAAGTGGCGCCTGCGCATGTGGAGAACCTGGGCTTCGGCGGAGTTTCGAGTGGGACTGGCATCAATCTCGATGACAGCTATCAGATTTATCCAGGCGCGCCCTTCGACCGGTTCAGCGTCATCGCTAGCTGCTTCGTGGACGTCTCCACCGCGCAGGATCTCATCGTCGCGTTGGGTAGCGACGACGGCTCGCGGGCCTACCTGGACGGAGTCGAGATTATCAACAACGATTCTCTCCACGGCTACCGTGAACTCACCGCGACGCGGACCCTGCAGCCGGGTAATCACAGTTTCGTGGTCATGATGTTCGAGGCGTTCGGAAGCGCCCGGCTCTCGGTGTCGCTGCGTTGGGCAAATGGCAGCTTTTCTCCCTGGAATCTCCGCTACTACAATCTCGCCAATCTGGCCACGGTGACCACCGCAGCCGACGGCAGCTATGTCTTCCCTGGAACCAGCGTCGATGCGGTGACGATCACGCCCTTGCCCGGGCCGGATCAGGGCTTTTCACCGGCCTCCGACGGCTTTCCCCTGTTTTTTCGGACGACCGCCGACTTCAGTCTGGTGCGTAGCCGACCCACCCTCACGATGGGCGCGGCGGGGACCTCGTCGCTCCTCACTGTTGTGGAAGACCAGGGCCTGATCAGCGTTCCCATCACCCTAGGAGATGGCCAGACCCCGGTCGATCGACTGGTGGTCATCACCGAGTCCAGCAATCCCGGGTTGATCCCGCCACAACACATCGTTGTCACCGGCACCGACGCCGATCGTACCCTGAATTTCACCACCACCACCAACCAGCATGGAAACGCCTCCCTGACCGTCAGTGTGACCGACGCCGATGGCCTTTCCGTGAGCAACACCCTTTTTGTCACCGTCACGCCCGTCAACGACCCTCCGGAGTTCGGCGGAGCGTTGGCCTCCGCAGCGCCTGAGGACACCGCCTCCCAAACCATCACATTCAACCTCACGGATGCCGAAACGCCGTCATCATCCCTTTCCCTCACCGTCGTCAGCAATTCGAACATCGCACTCGCGCCGACGCCGGTCCTCGGCGGAGTCGATACCGTGCGAACGCTGACCATCGCCAGCCCACCCAATGTCAACGGCGAAGCCGTCATCACCCTCGCCGCGTCCGACGGCACCAACACCACCTTCCGCGATCTAACCTTCATCGTCGCGCCCATCAACGACCCCCCCAGCGTCGGGGCGTTCACGGATCTGCCGCGCGCCTTGGCCCTGGACGGTCGCACTGCGACGGTCTCCGCGTCCGCGGTTGGCAGCCTGGGTCTGGGTAATGTTTCCCACACGATCGAAGCGTGGCTGCGGCCTGCTCCGCTGGTCTCCGGCCGAAACTGGGTGCTCGCACTCGGTCAGTCCGGCCCAGGCGCGCACCATTGGATGCTCCGGCCCGTCCCGGGCGATTCCACCAGGGTCTCGATCCAGTTCGGTGTCTGGTCAGGCGTGCAAGTCACCGGCCCTACCCTCGACGTCAACACGTGGCAACATGTCGCTGCAAGCTGGGACGCCGACACGCGGGCCCTCAGCGTCTACGTCAACGGGATTCAGGTGGGACAGCAGATTGGACAGACCGACACCGATGGGATCAATTTCGAAAGCACTCCCGTTGAAGTCGGCGAGCCGCGTTTGCCCGGGGACACCTTTTACGCCGGATCGATCGACGAGCTCCGGGTGTGGTCCCGCACGTTGACCGTGGACCAGCTCCGTGCCGATTGGAACTATCCGCTCGTGGGGAACGAGCCGCAGCTCGCTCTCTACTGGCGGTTTGACGAGCAACTCGCGACCCGCGCCGTGGATTCTGCGGTTGCCGGAGGTCGCAACGATGGCGTCATCACAGGCGGCGCCACCTTTGTCGATGCGCCTGGCCTGCCGTTTGGCCTCAAGGTGATTGACGAGGACACACTCACCCCGGTGTTCCTTCCGGCCTTCGACGTGGAAGTCAGCCTGGGCGAAGCCGGTGCGTCGTTGTCGTACACCATCACCAGCCTGCCGCAACACGGGACGGTGGATCGCACCACCGGAGCCATCCAACCGGGGTCGCAGAATCCAGTCCGCTATCTGCCCGCCGCGAACTACAGCGGTGTGGACTCCTTCAGCTATCAGGTGACGGACCAGGGCAATCTCGTCGCCGGCCCCATCACGGTCCGGCTCAGCGTCCAGTCCCTCAACGATCTTCCTTCGATTTCTGCGATTCCCAACCAGGTGATCGAGGAGGATACGGTGAGCACCTCGTTGCCGCTGGTGGTGCGCGATGCGGAAACGCCGCCAGCCCGCCTGACCCTCCTGGCCGTATCCGACAACAACACGCTCATCCCGCCGCAGAACGTCGCCATCAACGGAACCGGTACCAACCGCACCGTCCTCATCCGGCCGGCACCCGGCGAGATCGGCACGACCCGATTGACGTTGTTCGTGACGGACACCGACGGCGGATCGTCGAGCACGACGTTCCAGGTTCGCGTGGTGCCACGGCCGGCCTACGCCCTGGTGGATCTGGGCCAACTGCCGGGCCGTCCTGCCAGTGCCGGCAGCGGCATCAATCGTCAGGGCTGGCTCGTTGGTTCTGCGCAATCCCAACCCAGCGATCAGCACGCCACGCTCTTCAAAGGCCTCGCCGCCAATGAAGGACTGATCGACCTCGGCACCCTCGGCGGCGCGACCGCCTCGGCGTGGGCCATCAACGACTCGAATGTCGTCGCCGGCTTCGTCACCCGCGTGGGCAGCGCCAACCGCGAGGCTGCCCTCTGGGACAACGGAGCCTGGACCGGGCTTGGCTTCCTGCCCGGCGGCAGCTTCAGTGAGGCGCTCGCCCTCAATAACTCCGGAGCCTTGGTCGGCTACAGCCAGATCGCCGGCGGACGCATCGCCGCATTTATCCGAACCGACGGCCCCCTCGCGCCGCTCCCGAGTTTCCCTGGCGCCACCGGCACCGTCGCGACGGCGATCGCCGACGACGGCTGGATCGCGGGCTATGCCCAGCTGGACGATGGAACCGAGTCGGTCTTTACCGGCACCTCCGACACGCTGGCGCTGCGAAGTCTGCCGGGCTTCCGGCGCAACCGCGCACTCGGCGTCAATCGCAGCCGTACCCTGGTGGGTTACCAGGAAACCGCGTCGGGCGTGCGCCAGGCGTTCCTTCTCGACACCCTCACCGGGTCCAGTCCGTTCCACCTGGGGAAGCTCCCTGGCCAGAACAATTCTGTCGCCCGCGCGGTCAACGACTTCAATCAGGTCGTCGGTCAGTCCGGCAACTCCGCGGTCAGCCAGCATGCCTTCCTTTACAGCGCCGGGCGGCTCCATGATCTGGATGATCTCATCTTCGACTCCCGAAACCCGGATGGCACCGACTTCGTATACGCCGACGGGAACTGGGTTTTGAATGACGCCACAGGGATCAACAACGAGGGATTCATCGTGGGCACGGGGACCCGCAGCGGTGTGCAACGTGCCTTCCTCGCCGTGCCCGCGTGGGTGATTGGTCGCAGCATTGGCAGGCCGGAGGGCGCCGTCCCACGTCAGCCAGAAATTGAGATCCTTCACGGCCAGCCCGGCGACAATGCCCAAAACTCGTTTTTCTGGAGCCTGGTCGAAAGCCGCCTTTACGCCATCCGTCCGGTCACCGCCCGGCTCAAATGGTACACCAGCTTCACCGACACCACCGGTTCCGGCACCAACCTCATCGTCAACAGCGATCGCATCGTCAGCCTCGGCATCAGCGTCTGGCCTAAGAACCCCACGCTGCACGTCGCCACCGTCCCCAGCGAGGTCGAGCCCCAGGGCGTTCCCTTCAGCTACTCGTTCCAGAGCGTGCTCTACTCAACTGCCCAAGGGGTCCATGTGGACACCAGCACCAAACGATTCACTGACGCGCTCCCCGGCTACAGCGTATTGCTCTATCTGCAGACCGACGGCTTCGCGCCGAATCCCAGCGTGCAACGACCCATCTTCGACGTCGTGAAAACCGTGCGCATGGAAGACACGCGCAGCGACCAAAACTGGTTGATCGGCACGCCCATTACCAACGCCACGCACTTCGATTACCTCGGCAAGAACGGCTTCGTCTACTTCCCGAACGCGTTCTATGACGGCGCCGGACCGGATCGTGCCTATGACCGCGACGCCCGCCTCGGCTCCATCCTGCCCGTCAACACCCGCACGCCCGCCATCGCCCGCCCCACTAACGAGCTCGTCGTGGTCTGGTATCACACCAACCGCCTCGGCGTCGCCTGGAGCGACACGGCCATCCGTTACACCGTGCAATGGCCGGCCAACGCCGACTCCATCGTCATCGCCAACGGCCTCGGCTCCGGCCCGCTCCCCGCCCAGTTCATCGAAGAGCCCCGCGTCTATCATCAGCCCGACCCACGCGCTCCCGGCTACAACCCCAACGAGGAACACGCGCTCATCGCCTCCGCTGGTGACAGCCCCGCCGTCTTCGCTCTGCGCAACGATCTCAACGCCGTTCAGAACCAGTCCGAGCCGTACGTTCTTCTGAAATACCGCACCGCGGGCGGAGGCGCGTGGAGCATCAAACCGTTCAAGGTCCTCGCCGAAGGCGTCTGGACCAACGGCGTCCACTACAGGTTCACTTACCCCGGTGTTGCTGGACTCGAACTGCAGCCGCCTTTCCCGCTCAGCGTCCTCCCCCTCTGCGACGCCTCCTACGGCGTCCCCGACAAAGGCCCTTGGTGGGAGGATTATCACGGAAAATTCTACGCCCGCGCCGCCGGCCCGCTTGGGAGCCCCACGAATATTCTCATCCGTTTCTTCTATCCCCTCGTTGACGCCTTCTGGTACGACCTGAATCTCAATGGCACGAACGACGTGTCCCAAGGCACTTGCATCGCGTGGCTCGACCAGCGCGCTGCGGACCAGCTCTCCGGCTCCAACGCCTCCCGCGGAGTCGACGGCCAGCCCATCGACGTCAATTATCGGGTCACATGGCCCACCGACGCACCCGTCCTCGAGGTCGGCTCCTCGCTCCTCCGTTCCCGCAACGGATTGCCCGACGTCTTCAGCATGGCCCGAGTCGAGGCGATTTACGACGATCTCAATCCCACCTGGCGCTACGACACCGACCCCGCCCCGGCGCTTTCCCTCGCGCGCCTCTACGACCCCGTCAGCCAACGTACGGTGCCCGTGGAGCCTCGCACCTTGCTGGATGATCTCGGCCTCGCCCGCGAGAACCGGAACGGGCAGGAAGTGTTCTCCGTGCTTCCAGCCACTCTGAAGCCGCGTCTCACGTACGATCCCATCAACCGAACCCTCTCTTTCGCCGGCGTGGTCGACTACGCCTTCAGCGCCGGGCCCAACCCGCTGCTGCTACCCAACGTCATGAGTCCGCGCGAGCGCGACCGCATCAAACAGCTCGCACCGGGCAGCGCCCCTTGGAGCGCCCTCGTCGAATCTCTCTTCTGGCTCACTCGCAACCCGCACGGCGTCGACCTTGCCCCGCAGGACAATCAGATGGATCGTGATCTGCGGCTCGGCCTGACCACCAACGCGCACGGCCGGATCATCTTCGAAACGTTTGGGGACGGCCCCAAGTCGTTGGCCGCCGCGCTGACCAATGTGCCGCCGGCCCGACCCAACCCTGGGCTGGCCTTTGACAGCACGGGCGGCGGGTGGTTGTCCGTGCCCGACTTCGCGGCGTTGAACGGCGATTTCACAGTGACGCTCTGGGCGCGGCTCGGGGCCGGCGGTTCCGGGGCGCTGATCACCAACGCACCCGCCACCGGCGGCGGTCTGCTGCTGAGCGCCGATCGCCCCGGAAACCGTATCCTGTTCAGCGACCGCACCCACGCATCCGGCGCCTTTCATCAGGTGAGCCAGGTTCTCGACGGGGAGTGGCATCACTACGCGCTCACCCGCCAGGGAACCAATCTCTCCCTCTACTTCGACGGCATCTTCCTCGCCTCCCGTCTGGCGGCCGGCGTGGCTGACACCCGGAATTTCCGCCTCGCGTTTCAAGTCGCCGGCCAGATCGATGAGTTCGCGATGTGGGAGTCCGCCCTCAGTGGCAATGAGATTCGATCGCGCATGAACAAGGCGCTGAATGGGGCGGAGGTCAACCTGCGCGCCTACTTCCCGTTCGACGACGGCCCGACCGCCTCCAGCTTCGTCGACAACACCCGATTCCGCTTCGTTGCCACCCGCGCCGGTTCGCTCGGCGCCATCGTCAGTTCCACGGCCCCCGCCGGCATTCCGCCCCGCTACCTGACTCTCGCCGAGAACAATGATCCAAACCTGCCCGGCCTGCCGGTCGCGCTGCACGTCATTGAGGTCGATGACGGTCCCTATGCCGGCGACGTGAAGATCCTTCCCGGTGACAATGTGTTCGATGAGCGGGTGACCCTCCGCCACAGCAGCGATTTCGGCGGCGCGCCCGAGCAGGTCGAGTTCGAGTGGTACTACAAACCCGACGCCAACAACTTCGACCCGACGGATCTGCCCCGCGTGAATCCCATCACCGGCGCGGTCACCGACGCCCGCGGTTGGCAGAGCTATCCCGCGACGGGGCCCGGCATCAATGACGTCACCCTCGGCGAAGGCGGCGAGTCGAGCCTGCTCACCCTTGGCGATAACTGGTTCGTCTGCCGCTATCGCGGTTATGCTATCGGCCTTCGGCCCGCAACCCGTTGGAGCGATTGGGTCGGCGACCCTTCCGGAGTCGGTGCTCCGCGCGCGTCCCTCGTCGAAGGCTGGATCAAGCGCGTGCTCCGCGGCCTTAATCCGTTCGACGCGCGGACCGCCAGCTTCCACGACTCCGCGGTGAACACCTACGCCAGCATGCTCGTCCAGGCTGGTCCGCGCTATGAAGGACCCATCGCGTTCAACGGCAGCGCTGAAAACCTGAACAGCATCGGGCTGATTCAAGCCTACCAAACCGTCCTCGACCGCGGGCGCAAGTTGAGTATCGACGGCGCGCCGCCCGTGAACTTCGATGCCGCCAACAACGCCCTGCTTCTGGTCTCCAGCAAACTCTCGGATCTTTACATGTTGATCGGCAACGAAGCCTTTGCCGATGCCCAGGACCCCACCATCGGCTTCGGTACCAGCAGCGGGGAATACGGAACGCTCGCCCCCAGCATCTTCGCCTTCCAGAACCAGCTCGACTCGCTGCTCGACGAGGAACTCTCCCTGCTTCGAGGCCGCGACGATCGCGGCGCCGGGGTGCGGGCCGCCCCCGTCTACAATCGCCTGTTCTGGAATTTCACCCTCGGAGAAGGTGAGGTCGGCTATCGGCAGGCCTACAACGTACGCGACCAGAACTTCGACGGCTTCCTCGACGAGCGTGACGCCCGCGTTCTTTACCCCCAAGGCCACGGCGATGCCTGGGGCCACTACCTCACGGCCATCAAGTTCTATTACCACCTCATGCGCCACCCCTCGTTCGCCTGGGTTCCCCGCACGGAAAGTGTGTCTGTCGGCGGAGTCGCCGTCCAAGTCGATTTCCTCGACGAGCGCAAGTTTTGCCGGATCGCCGCCGCCCGCGCCCGCACCGGGCGGGAGATCGTCGATCTTGAATACCGTAACCACTACGTCGAAGACCCCGCCGGCCAGTGGCAGGGCTACAAGGACACAGACTCCGACCGCGCCTGGGGCGTCGACGAATGGGCCCGGCGCGCCGGACAGGCCGCGTTCTTCGACTGGCTCGCCGGCAACGCCGTCCTGCCCGCCACCGATCCCAACCCTGCCCACGTCGGCATCCAAAAGATCGACCGCACCACCGTGGCCGAGTTGCACGAGATCGCTTCGGCCTACGACGCCATCCAGATGAAGATGGACGAGGCGGACGGGGGGCTGAACCCGATCGGCGCGGCGAAAGGTGCACTCGCGTTCGATATCGACCCCACCTTCCTCGAAGTGGGCTCGACCGCGCAGATTGGACGTCGCGCCGTGCAGGGGCTGTTCCAGTTCGATCAGATCCTCGAGCGCGCCGTCACTGCCTTGAACAATGCGACGGCTGTTTGGGACCAAGCCAACAAAACGACTGAGCTGCTGCGGAAAAATCAGGATTCCTCTGACCAGTTCACGCGCAACGTCCGCGAGCAGGAGATCGACTACAAGAACCGGCTCATCGAAATATTCGGCTACCCCTACGCGGGCGACATTGGCGCGGGGCGCACCTACCCCAACGGCTACGACGGGCCCGATCTCTACCATCACATGTATGTGAACACGACGGAGATCACTGGGGAGAACTCCCCTCCGAGCCGCCAATTCACGGGTTATTTCATGGCGCCCCGCGCTGGACTGCAAACGAACGACTTCTTTCTCGGATTCGCCCCCGCGACCCTGGAGAGCGGGATTCTACCGGTGATCTTCCCGCAGTCCGCCAAAGACTACGGCTTCGTCGCCCCTGTCGAGTGGGGACAACGTCGAGCTCCGGGCGAAGTGCAGCTCGCGCTTTCCGACCTGGTGCAAGCCGACGCGCAGCTGAAGATCGCGCTTCAGAACTACGATCGGCTGATTCAGGACATCCAGGCAGCGACTGACTTGCTGCAGGCGCAGTACAATGTGAATAGCGCGGAAATTGGGATCCTGAATCGTCAGCGCGGAACCGTTTCGGACATGAACGCCAGGATCGCCGGCTTGAAGGACACTCAACTCAGCCTTCGGGGCGTTGCGCGGGTGGCCAACTCCGTGGCCGAGTCCGCTGCGGAGGCTGTCCCCAAGATCGTTGGGTTTGCGTTCGACGTCGGTTCACCGATCGCAGGCGCCATCAAGTTGGCCTCCACGATCGCCTCTGTCGGATTCGACACCTTGGCGGACCTGGCTGAAGGCAGTGAGAACTCCATCACTCTGGCGAAGGAGGACGTGGGGCTGTCGACCGAAATTGACCTTGTCGTGAACAGCCAGCGCTTCGAATTACTACAGCGGGTCAAGGAACTCGAGCAATTGGTGCGCAACGAAGCGGCCACCCGCCTCGAGGCCTACAACCAGGCCGAGGTCGTGCGTCAGACCGCCGGCCGTTATCTCGCCAAACTCGCCGAAGGTCAGCGGCTGATCGACCAGCTTGTCCGCTTCCGCAAGGACGCCGCTGCCGATGTCAGCGTTGCGCGCTACGAGGACATGACCTTCCGCATCTTCCGGAACGACGCCCTCCAGAAATACCGCTCAGCCTTCGACATCGCGGCGCGCTACGTCTATCTGGCGGCTAATGCCTACGACTTCGAAGTGAACTTCCTCGGCACCGACCAGATGGCAGGACGTCGTTTCCTTGCCGACATCGTCCGGCAACGGAATCTCGGTCAGATGGCGGACGGCGACCCGGCGGTGGGCATCAGCGGTCTGGCGGATTCGTTGGCCCGTATGGAGGCCAACTGGGCCGTGCTGAAGCCGCGGTTCGGTGTGATCAACCCGCAGATCGCCGACACCCGGTTCTCGCTGCGGGAGGAACTCCTGCGCATTCGCAGCAGCGACGACGTGGATGCGCGCTGGCAGCAGGAGTTGCAAAAGGCCCGGGTGGAGAACCTCTGGGATCTCCCCGAGTTCCGGCGGTTCTGCCGGCCGTTCGCACCCGAGAGCGCCGGACCCCAGCCCGGGCTGGTCCTGCGGTTTCCCACCACGATCACGTTTGGTCTGAACTATTTCGGCTGGCCGCTCGCCGGCGGCGACAGCGCCTACGATCCGTCTCAATACTCCACGAAGATCGCCAAGTGCGGCATCTGGTTCAGCGGCTCTGACCCCGGCGCGGTCGCAGCCACGCCTCGATTCTACCTCGTGCCCATAGGCATGGACGTTATGCGCACCCCCACCGGCAACACCACCGCCACCCGGGAATGGCGCATCGTTGATCAGGTGATCCCCGTGCCCTTTCCCATTGGCGCCTCCGACCTGAGCAACCCCAATTGGCTTCCGATCAACGACTCGCTGGGCGGCAGCTTCGCCCAGGTCCGTCGCTACGCGGCGATCCCCGCCCGACACGACGCAGGGCTCTACTCCGAGGCCGATCTGACCAACGACAATCGTCTGATCGGGCGTAGCGCCTGGAACACCGAATGGATGCTCATCATTCCCGGTGGCACACTGCTCAACAATCCCAAGGCCGGTTTGGACGCCTTCATCCAGACTGTGTCCGACATCAAGATCTACTTCCAAACCTACAGCTACAGCGGCGATTAG